Proteins from a single region of Apium graveolens cultivar Ventura chromosome 7, ASM990537v1, whole genome shotgun sequence:
- the LOC141673827 gene encoding uncharacterized protein LOC141673827: protein MGGEKGDKFFNLKDLNADYGRKYRRTKQLNRNKENVVVEFAVADRCALSSSTAPVLTGSMANVHTPSTKTNRSPLFTPAIFSSGSQNITPTSMLKESTPNIVRLVGKRRKLGDLPRSGHLNETSAKCSSPVVTPRSNSRVNYMNPLEGSQDRTLLSDVTNSGSASFSRNMLREETRSNINDVSLNGREPLNRKGKENYLGFGRELFADKIVSDDEEESPNVVAPSFFSDDSEGSDYEASDCESSDDADCLSWSLDGDDEVIVDGKNSDCNLMQSRRAPRRVVPEEYASLGGPTAICSKCHARMWKEERIKWSEPPFFGSLIPNDNETPKFCQLYIYDTINEVDNHLRWVSVHDRESVDKEVVRVERQITLKVIRSKSGRECHISSTDEVAGIMVGDTEETCGDRDIVVNEKEINNESCIVGLTPRLSGRLFQQYMVDAFSTIEQTRLWWIRTHQTTLRNELYSNICRSVSRGDVDSSNTGKGIVLPAGYVGSKRYMQQNFQDALAVCRYIGHPDIFLTMTCNSLWDEIQKMMEYVPGCIAPNCPDIISRVFRLKLDQLMVDIKDKKHFGVCIGVMYVVEFQKRGLPHNVDNYVSAEIPDPLLDPVGYAAVKEFMIHGPCGLQNVKSPCMKDLRCIRHFPKKYCARTTFDDSGFPMYMRRMTNITVEIRKAELDNQWVVPYNRDLLVKYQCHMNVEICYHARSLKYLFKYCLKGHDRATVHVQRKRKRQANDTDVGGIDEINTYFDGRYLCGAESAYRIFGFPIHHRSISVERLQFHLPGDKNCTFRANEALGKVAAREKNKFSKLEAFFYLNSVDVNAWKYTYDEIPRFYVWNDGERKWTMRKHGFQIGRLCYVHHSTGEPWFLCLLLTKVCGATSFESLRTVNGVCYSTFRDACKEYGLLDDDKEWHEVLTQASAGGLPPQFYALGEIDELLRSVGKSLKKFDQLPQPPHSYLNNGTNNLIIEETSYDTRKMEYETAKLLQDCTEEQRKIYDAVIQSINTNVGGIFFVYGSGGCGKTFLWRTLICKLRSQGKIVLPVASSGITATLMPGGRTAHFRFKIPIVLDECSTCNIAHDSDVAQLIKQTQLIIWDEAPMQYRYAFECLDRSLKDIMKAVDPEHYAMPFGGITVVLGGDFRQILLVITYGDRADIVAACITRSRLWSICQVFLLTENMRLKQGESDSESEELKKFAKWVLDIGNGQLCDVQTENTVDNMIHSTYPNFAHKGQSTQQAPGESVSYFSVDAAEEFGGTDEDHNEAFPIEYLNSLNVAGMPPHDLKLKVGAVVMLMRNLNQTLGLCNGTRMIVTKCLRFCVECEVICGTFVGSKHFIPRMELSPSDTKMPFKLVRKQMPLQICYAMTINKSQGQSLKTVGLYLPKSVFSHGQYYVAISRVTSPTGLTIFVDDESGGATNITQNVVYKEVFYGLPEA, encoded by the exons ATGGGTGGTGAAAAAGGTGACAAGTTCTTTAACCTGAAAGATTTGAATGCAGATTATGGTCGGAAGTACAGAAGAACAAAACAATTGAATCGTAACAAAGAGAATGTGGTTGTCGAGTTTGCTGTTGCTGATCGTTGTGCTTTATCTTCTTCCACAG CACCCGTGTTAACAGGATCAATGGCCAACGTTCATACTCCGTCAACCAAGACGAACCGATCACCTCTGTTTACCCCAGCAATATTTAGTAGTGGGAGCCAAAATATAACACCTACAA GTATGTTGAAAGAATCCACGCCAAATATTGTTAGGTTGGTGGGAAAGAGGAGGAAACTTGGTGACTTGCCTAGGTCAGGCCATTTGAATGAAACATCTGCAA AATGTAGTAGTCCGGTTGTTACTCCCCGATCAAATAGCAGAGTAAACTACATGAATCCTCTTGAAGGTAGTCAGGACAGAACTCTTTTATCAGATGTAACAAATTCAGGTAGCGCCTCATTTTCTAGAAATATGTTGAGAG AGGAAACGCGATCAAACATTAATGATGTTTCATTAAATGGACGTGAACCTTTGAACCGGAAAGGGAAGGAAAATTATCTTGGATTTGGTAGAGAATTATTCGCAGATAAGATTGTTAGTGATGATGAGGAAGAAA GTCCGAATGTAGTTGCTCCTTCGTTTTTTTCTGATGATTCTGAAGGATCAGATTATGAAGCAAGTGATTGTGAATCAAGTG atgatgcagattgtcttagTTGGTCGCTTGATGGTGATGATGAAGTCATTGTTGATGGCAAGAATTCAGATTGTAATTTGATGCAGAGCAGACGTGCACCGCGACGTGTCGTTCCTGAGGAGTATGCTTCTTTGGGTGGTCCTACTGCCATATGTTCCAAATGTCATGCTCGGATGTGGAAGGAAGAAAGG ATTAAATGGTCAGAACCACCATTTTTTGGATCTTTAATACCGAATGACAATGAAACCCCCAAATTTTGTCAACTTTACATTTATGACACCATTAACGAAGTTGATAATCATCTTCGGTGGGTTAGTGTTCATGACCGAGAAAGTGTTGATAAAGAGGTTGTACGAG TTGAGCGGCAGATTACACTAAAAGTTATCAGATCTAAGAGTGGAAGAGAATGTCATATTTCTAGCACTGATGAAGTTGCTGGCATTATGGTTGGTGACACTGAAGAAACCTGTGGTGACCGTGATATAGTTGTTAACGAAAAAG AAATAAATAATGAAAGTTGTATTGTAGGTTTGACGCCTCGGCTAAGTGGAAGACTATTTCAACAGTATATGGTAGATGCTTTTTCTACCATTGAACAGACACGACTATGGTGGATCCGTACTCACCAAACTACTTTACGAAATGAATTATACAGCAATATTTGTAGATCTGTTAGCAGAGGTGATGTGGACAGTTCAAATACCGGTAAAGGTATAGTTCTGCCAGCTGGCTACGTTGGTTCGAAGCGATACATGCAACAAAATTTTCAAGATGCGTTGGCCGTATGCCGTTACATCGGACATCCTGACATATTCCTGACTATGACCTGTAATTCTCTTTGGGATGAAATTCAGAAGATGATGGAGTATGTTCCTGGTTGCATTGCTCCAAACTGTCCTGACATCATATCAAGGGTGTTTAGGCTAAAACTTGATCAGTTAATGGTAGATATTAAGGACAAAAAACACTTTGGTGTTTGTATTGGAG TTATGTATGTCGTCGAGTTTCAGAAAAGAGGTCTTCCACAT AATGTGGATAATTATGTATCCGCAGAAATTCCAGATCCTTTATTAGATCCGGTTGGTTATGCAGCCGTGAAGGAATTTATGATCCACGGTCCATGCGGTTTGCAAAATGTAAAGTCTCCATGCATGAAAGATTTACGTTGTATACGTCATTTTCCGAAAAA GTACTGTGCTCGAACTACTTTTGATGACAGTGGCTTCCCGATGTATATGCGACGCATGACAAACATTACTGTTGAAATAAGGAAGGCTGAGCTGGATAACCAGTGGGTAGTACCATATAACCGGGATCTTTTAGTCAAGTATCAATGCCATATGAATGTGGAAATATGTTATCATGCACGCAGTCTTAAGTATTTATTTAAATACTGTTTGAAAGGCCATGATCGTGCTACCGTTCATGTCCAGAGAAAGAGAAAAAGGCAAGCGAATGACACTGATGTGGGGGGAATAGATGAGATAAATACATATTTTGATGGGAGATATTTATGCGGTGCTGAATCAGCCTATAGGATTTTTGGCTTCCCTATCCATCATAGAAGTATATCTGTTGAGAGACTTCAATTTCACTTACCAGGTGACAAAAACTGCACCTTCCGTGCCAATGAAGCGCTAGGGAAAGTTGCTGCCCGGGAGAAGAACAAGTTCAGTAAACTGGAAGCCTTTTTTTATTTAAACTCTGTTGATGTTAATGCATGGAAGTACACTTATGATGAAATCCCACGGTTTTATGTGTGGAATGATGGTGAGAGGAAATGGACCATGAGGAAGCATGGTTTTCAAATAGGTAGATTATGTTATGTGCACCACAGTACGGGTGAGCCTTGGTTTCTTTGTTTATTACTTACGAAGGTATGTGGTGCCACCTCCTTTGAGTCTTTACGTACCGTTAATGGAGTATGTTACAGTACATTTCGCGATGCCTGTAAAGAATATGGTTTACTTGACGATGATAAAGAATGGCATGAAGTGTTGACTCAAGCTTCTGCAGGTGGATTACCTCCCCAG TTCTATGCTTTAGGAG AAATAGATGAGTTGCTCCGGTCAGTTGGTAAATCCTTGAAGAAATTTGATCAGTTGCCTCAACCTCCTCACAGCTATTTGAACAATGGAACAAACAATTTGATAATTGAAGAGACAAGCTATGACACTAGGAAGATGGAGTATGAAACTGCTAAGCTACTACAGGACTGTACAGAGGAGCAGAGGAAAATATATGATGCAGTAATACAATCTATTAACACTAACGTTGGAGGGATTTTCTTCGTTTATGGTAGTGGGGGTTGTGGAAAGACATTCTTATGGAGAACTCTTATATGTAAGTTACGTTCACAAGGTAAAATTGTGCTTCCAGTTGCTTCTTCAGGGATTACTGCCACATTAATGCCCGGTGGTCGGACTGCACACTTCAGATTTAAAATTCCAATAGTTCTTGATGAATGTTCAACATGTAATATTGCCCATGATTCAGATGTTGCGCAACTCATAAAGCAAACACAACTAATAATATGGGACGAGGCGCCTATGCAGTACAGGTATGCATTTGAATGCCTAGACCGATCGTTGAAGGATATCATGAAAGCTGTTGATCCAGAACATTATGCCATGCCGTTTGGCGGTATTACCGTAGTTCTGGGTGGTGATTTCCGTCAAATCCTCCTAGTAATTACGTATGGAGATCgtgctgatattgtagctgcctGTATCACTAGGTCAAGGCTGTGGTCCATTTGCCAAGTATTCTTGCTGACAGAAAACATGCGCTTAAAACAAGGTGAGAGTGATAGTGAAAGTGAAGAGCTTAAAAAGTTTGCAAAATGGGTACTTGACATTGGTAATGGCCAG TTATGTGACGTACAAACTGAAAACACAGTTGATAACATGATTCATAGCACATATCCTAATTTTGCTCACAAAGGGCAGAGTACACA ACAAGCTCCCGGAGAATCGGTGTCCTATTTTAGTGTTGATGCTGCAGAGGAATTTGGTGGGACAGATGAGGATCACAATGAAGCCTTCCCAATAGAGTATTTGAACTCCTTAAATGTAGCTGGGATGCCACCTCATGATCTGAAACTGAAGGTTGGGGCTGTTGTTATGCTAATGCGTAATTTGAACCAAACCCTAGGTTTGTGTAATGGTACAAGGATGATTGTGACCAAATGCCTGAGATTCTGTGTGGAGTGTGAAGTAATCTGTGGTACGTTTGTTGGTTCGAAGCATTTCATTCCACGTATGGAGCTTTCTCCCTCAGATACAAAGATGCCATTCAAATTGGTACGGAAACAAATGCCTTTACAGATTTGCTATGCCATGACAATCAACAAATCTCAAGGTCAATCCCTGAAGACAGTTGGGCTATACTTACCTAAGTCAGTGTTTAGTCATGGACAGTACTATGTTGCTATTAGTCGAGTAACCTCACCCACTGGCCTCACTATAtttgttgatgatgagtctggtGGAGCTACAAATATCACCCAGAACGTTGTTTACAAAGAAGTTTTTTACGGCCTTCCAGAAGCTTAG